A portion of the Bacillus oleivorans genome contains these proteins:
- the spoIIAA gene encoding anti-sigma F factor antagonist, protein MSLSINLEVVQEVLCVRLSGELDHHTAEQLREETTRAIEKYGIRHIVLNLQELTFMDSSGLGVILGRYKQIKQMHGEMVVCAISPAVKRLFDMSGLFKIIRQETNEALALEKLGVA, encoded by the coding sequence ATGAGTCTTTCGATTAATTTAGAAGTTGTACAAGAAGTCTTGTGTGTTCGCTTGAGTGGTGAATTGGATCACCATACCGCAGAACAGCTTAGGGAGGAGACAACAAGAGCCATTGAAAAGTATGGGATCCGCCATATCGTCCTTAATCTCCAGGAGCTTACCTTCATGGACAGCTCAGGACTCGGAGTCATTCTGGGACGGTACAAACAAATAAAACAAATGCACGGCGAAATGGTTGTTTGCGCCATCTCCCCAGCTGTTAAACGATTGTTTGATATGTCCGGTTTATTTAAAATAATAAGACAAGAGACAAATGAAGCTCTTGCTTTAGAAAAACTGGGGGTGGCGTAA
- the spoIIAB gene encoding anti-sigma F factor, with translation MKNEMHIQFSALSQNESFARVTVASFIAQLDPTLDELTEIKTVVSEAVTNAIIHGYENIPDGMVYISVTIEDGACEITIRDEGVGISDINEARQPLFTTKPELERSGMGFTIMENFMDEVEVESGPREGTTIRMKKQFAKSKALCN, from the coding sequence TTGAAAAATGAAATGCATATTCAATTTAGTGCTCTAAGTCAAAACGAATCTTTTGCACGGGTAACAGTGGCCTCATTTATAGCCCAGTTAGATCCTACATTGGATGAACTAACGGAAATAAAGACGGTCGTATCAGAGGCTGTTACAAATGCGATCATTCATGGATATGAAAATATTCCCGATGGAATGGTCTACATTTCTGTAACAATCGAAGATGGAGCCTGTGAAATTACGATTCGTGATGAGGGCGTCGGGATCTCAGACATCAATGAAGCGAGACAGCCGCTGTTTACGACCAAACCTGAACTTGAGCGTTCTGGAATGGGCTTTACCATTATGGAAAACTTTATGGATGAAGTTGAGGTAGAGTCTGGACCAAGAGAAGGGACGACCATTCGCATGAAAAAGCAATTTGCTAAAAGCAAAGCGCTGTGCAATTAA
- the sigF gene encoding RNA polymerase sporulation sigma factor SigF — MDVEVKIDTTQSYLKDHEVKELIVKAQKGEQEAKDTIVQKNMRLVWSVVQRFLNRGYEPDDLFQIGCIGLLKSVDKFDLSYDVKFSTYAVPMIIGEIQRFIRDDGTVKVSRSLKELGNKIRRAKDELSKINGRVPTVSEIAEYLEISAEEIIMAQEASRSPSSIHETVYENDGDPITLLDQIADQEENLWFDKLALKEAIRDLDDRERLIVYLRYFKDQTQSEVAARLGISQVQVSRLEKKILQQMKDRMDD; from the coding sequence ATGGATGTTGAGGTAAAGATTGACACAACCCAAAGCTATTTAAAAGACCATGAAGTAAAGGAACTAATCGTAAAGGCGCAAAAAGGTGAACAAGAGGCAAAAGATACGATTGTACAGAAAAATATGCGGCTGGTATGGTCAGTTGTCCAACGTTTCTTGAATCGCGGCTATGAACCAGATGATCTTTTCCAAATTGGTTGTATTGGCCTGTTAAAATCAGTAGACAAATTTGACCTGAGCTATGATGTGAAATTTTCAACGTATGCAGTACCCATGATTATCGGGGAAATTCAGCGATTTATCCGTGATGATGGAACCGTGAAGGTGAGTCGATCTTTAAAAGAACTGGGGAATAAAATTAGACGTGCCAAAGATGAACTGTCTAAAATCAATGGCAGAGTTCCGACAGTAAGTGAAATTGCCGAGTATCTAGAAATTTCCGCAGAGGAAATCATTATGGCACAAGAAGCAAGCAGATCCCCGTCATCCATCCATGAAACTGTTTATGAGAATGATGGAGATCCTATCACTTTACTTGATCAGATTGCTGATCAGGAAGAGAATTTATGGTTTGATAAATTGGCGTTAAAGGAAGCCATCCGAGATTTAGATGATAGAGAACGGTTAATTGTGTATTTAAGATATTTTAAAGATCAGACTCAGTCTGAGGTAGCTGCCAGATTAGGGATTTCACAAGTACAGGTTTCCCGTCTGGAGAAGAAGATTTTACAACAAATGAAAGACCGAATGGACGATTAA
- a CDS encoding stage V sporulation protein AA gives MENSIYIRLRHRLQVRPNERIKVGDVSQVIAPEELLQQIKRLVIYQIKKEDNNIVIIDVMLVIKKILEVFPEIDVQAIGPTQTIVEIIYRKKRVSKLLFILVWFLLFVGAALTIMNFHEDVSMQIVQQKIYTMITGEEVRKPLLFQIPYSFGLGLGMILFFNHVFKKRINEEPSPLEVEMFNYQQDLDRYVSLKENKESMKRIDDD, from the coding sequence ATGGAAAATTCGATTTATATTCGCTTAAGACATCGCCTGCAAGTACGTCCCAATGAAAGGATTAAAGTAGGAGATGTGTCGCAAGTTATTGCTCCAGAAGAACTTCTCCAGCAAATCAAAAGACTCGTGATATATCAAATTAAAAAAGAAGATAACAATATTGTCATAATTGATGTAATGCTGGTGATTAAAAAGATTCTTGAAGTGTTCCCTGAGATTGATGTTCAGGCGATCGGGCCAACACAAACGATTGTAGAAATTATTTATCGTAAAAAAAGAGTATCCAAACTTCTTTTTATTTTAGTCTGGTTTCTATTATTTGTAGGCGCAGCTTTAACGATTATGAATTTTCATGAAGATGTAAGCATGCAAATTGTTCAGCAAAAGATCTATACCATGATTACTGGAGAAGAGGTACGTAAACCCCTTCTTTTTCAAATTCCATATTCTTTTGGTCTTGGATTAGGCATGATCCTATTTTTTAATCATGTTTTTAAAAAGCGCATTAACGAAGAACCTAGTCCTCTAGAAGTCGAAATGTTTAATTATCAGCAGGATTTAGATCGATATGTTTCATTAAAAGAAAATAAAGAGAGTATGAAACGTATTGATGATGATTAA
- a CDS encoding stage V sporulation protein AB: MMIKLALIIFIGFAGGLAVGAGFVAFLTVLGIIPRLTQLTKTMKYIHRYEWAVVTGAVAACWIDLQDLIFHLNEIITIPLGLASGIFVGMLAAALTEVLNVFPILAKRIHIDEKIIILLMAIVLGKISGSLFHWIIFVDL; this comes from the coding sequence ATGATGATTAAACTGGCTCTAATCATATTTATTGGTTTTGCAGGGGGACTAGCAGTCGGAGCCGGTTTTGTCGCTTTCTTAACCGTACTGGGAATCATTCCAAGACTCACACAACTAACAAAAACAATGAAATACATTCACCGGTATGAATGGGCTGTTGTTACAGGAGCAGTCGCTGCTTGTTGGATCGACCTTCAAGACTTAATCTTTCATTTAAATGAAATTATTACGATTCCTTTAGGCCTTGCAAGCGGAATATTTGTAGGGATGCTGGCAGCAGCACTGACAGAGGTTTTAAATGTCTTTCCAATTCTTGCAAAAAGGATTCATATCGATGAAAAAATTATTATTTTATTAATGGCCATTGTTTTGGGGAAAATATCAGGATCATTGTTTCATTGGATTATCTTTGTGGACCTATAA
- a CDS encoding stage V sporulation protein AE codes for MPEPKAVILVTDGDEYAKKAIESVAHSIGGRCISMSHGNPSILTGQELIELIHQAPSEPVFVMFDDSGYIGEGPGETALLYVANHPSVHVLGVIAVASKTKQAEWAKVDICIDQYGELTPFGVDKFGIPEMEAGRINGDTVYSLDQMNVPLIVGIGDIGKMGGKDSYKIGSPVTKKAVDIILERSGFNG; via the coding sequence TTGCCAGAACCTAAAGCGGTTATACTTGTAACGGATGGAGATGAATATGCTAAAAAAGCAATTGAATCAGTTGCACATTCAATCGGCGGGAGATGTATTTCCATGTCTCATGGGAACCCGAGTATTTTAACCGGTCAGGAACTGATTGAATTAATCCATCAAGCTCCCTCAGAACCCGTTTTTGTTATGTTCGATGATAGCGGCTATATAGGGGAGGGACCGGGTGAGACTGCATTGCTGTACGTAGCAAATCATCCAAGTGTTCATGTTTTAGGTGTAATCGCCGTTGCTTCCAAAACAAAACAGGCGGAATGGGCTAAAGTTGATATTTGTATCGATCAATACGGTGAACTGACGCCTTTCGGGGTAGATAAATTTGGAATACCTGAGATGGAAGCGGGCAGAATTAATGGTGACACCGTTTATAGTCTAGACCAAATGAATGTCCCTCTTATAGTTGGAATTGGGGATATTGGCAAAATGGGCGGCAAAGACTCATATAAAATCGGTTCACCAGTTACAAAAAAAGCGGTAGACATTATTCTTGAAAGGAGCGGTTTCAATGGCTGA
- a CDS encoding spore germination protein, with protein sequence MAEHEKQHIPAELAKLEEYMKERVGLGTSFDLGVRKVKILKQDVNLYFINGLCDTAFILEIMEQLIEINDHEKASSDAYDIIFNRIVHQSVSPVKTIDEMVDHVLSGSISIVVEGAESALIVDVRSYPGRQPQEPDTEKVVRGSRDGFVENIIVNTALTRRRIRDEKLRFEMIKVGERSKMDVSIAYIKDIANPDLVEVIRKELQQIKIDGTTMGDKAIEEFLVKQGYNPFPLVRYTERADVAATHLLEGHVLIYTDTSPSIIITPTTYFHHVQHAEEYRESALVGTFIRWVRFIGIFTSIVLLPLWFLFVLEPNLLPENLAFIGPNEQTNVPLVLQLFIADIGIEFLRIAAIHTPTPLSTAMGLIAAVMIGDIAIQVGIFVPETILYVAIAAVGTFATPSYELSVANKLVRLSLLLLVSLFGTYGLVIGMTVVLLALASVRSLNTPYLWPLLPFNPGAFMQIAIRRSVPGSKIRPSIVQPKNVHKQP encoded by the coding sequence ATGGCTGAGCATGAAAAACAGCATATACCGGCGGAATTAGCCAAACTGGAAGAATACATGAAGGAAAGAGTTGGCCTTGGAACTAGCTTTGATTTAGGAGTCAGAAAAGTAAAGATTTTAAAACAGGATGTAAATTTATATTTTATAAACGGATTATGCGATACCGCATTTATATTAGAAATCATGGAACAGCTGATTGAGATCAATGATCATGAAAAAGCCTCATCTGATGCTTATGATATTATTTTTAACCGTATCGTCCATCAATCGGTTTCACCTGTAAAGACTATAGATGAAATGGTGGATCATGTCCTTTCTGGGTCAATCTCCATAGTTGTAGAAGGAGCCGAATCAGCTCTAATCGTAGATGTCCGCAGTTATCCTGGTCGGCAGCCGCAAGAGCCGGATACAGAAAAAGTAGTCAGAGGATCCCGCGACGGGTTTGTAGAAAATATTATTGTTAACACCGCCCTCACACGCAGAAGAATAAGAGATGAAAAACTTCGCTTTGAGATGATTAAAGTGGGCGAACGCTCTAAAATGGATGTCTCGATTGCTTACATTAAGGATATTGCAAACCCAGATTTAGTTGAAGTGATCAGAAAAGAACTCCAGCAAATTAAAATAGATGGAACTACAATGGGGGATAAAGCAATTGAAGAATTTCTGGTCAAACAAGGGTACAATCCTTTTCCGTTAGTCCGGTATACAGAACGGGCTGATGTGGCCGCCACTCATCTGCTTGAAGGACACGTCTTAATTTATACAGATACATCACCAAGTATTATCATTACACCAACAACCTATTTCCATCATGTACAGCATGCAGAGGAATATAGAGAATCTGCTTTAGTCGGAACGTTTATCCGTTGGGTCCGTTTTATCGGTATTTTTACATCAATTGTGTTGCTCCCCTTATGGTTTTTATTTGTTCTTGAACCCAACCTTTTGCCTGAGAATTTAGCGTTTATTGGACCAAATGAACAGACTAACGTTCCGTTAGTTCTCCAGCTTTTTATTGCCGATATCGGCATAGAGTTTTTAAGAATAGCGGCGATTCATACTCCAACCCCGCTTTCGACTGCGATGGGTTTAATTGCAGCTGTTATGATAGGGGATATCGCGATACAAGTTGGAATCTTTGTTCCTGAAACGATTCTTTATGTGGCGATTGCAGCTGTTGGAACGTTTGCTACACCAAGCTACGAATTAAGTGTTGCGAATAAATTGGTACGTTTAAGTCTTTTATTATTAGTTTCTTTATTTGGTACCTATGGATTAGTGATTGGAATGACTGTTGTATTATTGGCGTTAGCAAGTGTCCGTTCTCTAAATACCCCTTACTTATGGCCGCTATTACCGTTTAATCCTGGTGCTTTTATGCAAATTGCGATTAGAAGATCAGTGCCAGGATCCAAAATCAGACCAAGCATTGTCCAGCCGAAAAACGTCCATAAGCAGCCTTAA
- the lysA gene encoding diaminopimelate decarboxylase, producing the protein MKHFLYGNQSINENGHLTVDGLDTIELAEKYGTPLYIYDVGLIRQKARDFQEAFKKLGISYQVAYASKAFSCIGLIQIVDEEGLSLDVVSGGELYTAIAAGFPPEKIHFHGNNKSDEELMMALEYEIGCIVVDNEYELSRLIQLLNESQKKMQILIRVTPGIEAHTHDYILTGQEDSKFGFDLQNGQAEKAVRQAIACEHIELLGIHCHIGSQIFETTGFVLAARKIMEKLRDWKDSFGFEAKVLNLGGGFGIRYTKDDDPIPPSSYIYEMMKEVMEQVKEQGLTQPEIWIEPGRSLVGDAGITLYKIGSQKIVPEVRKYLAVDGGMSDNIRPALYEAKYEAVLANRMNEEAEEVVSIAGKCCESGDMLIWDLPLPHAKVGDYLAVFCTGAYGYSMANNYNRIPRPPVVFVENKEDQLVIERETYKDLIKLDLPFSRKKVETLD; encoded by the coding sequence TTGAAGCATTTTTTATATGGAAACCAATCAATTAATGAAAATGGCCATTTAACAGTTGATGGATTAGATACGATTGAATTAGCTGAAAAATATGGAACCCCGTTATATATATATGATGTTGGCTTAATCAGACAAAAAGCTCGTGATTTTCAAGAAGCTTTTAAAAAACTGGGCATTTCTTATCAGGTGGCATATGCGAGCAAAGCTTTTTCTTGTATTGGTTTGATTCAAATTGTCGATGAAGAGGGTCTGTCCCTTGATGTAGTATCAGGCGGGGAATTGTATACAGCGATTGCTGCTGGTTTTCCTCCAGAAAAAATTCACTTTCACGGGAATAATAAAAGCGATGAAGAGCTGATGATGGCACTAGAATATGAAATTGGCTGTATCGTAGTGGACAATGAATATGAATTATCCAGACTGATTCAATTGCTAAATGAAAGTCAAAAGAAAATGCAAATTTTAATTCGGGTTACACCAGGAATTGAAGCTCATACCCATGACTATATTTTAACGGGTCAGGAAGATTCTAAATTCGGATTTGATTTGCAAAATGGGCAGGCTGAAAAAGCAGTTCGTCAGGCAATTGCATGTGAGCATATCGAACTTTTAGGAATTCATTGTCATATAGGTTCGCAAATATTTGAAACAACTGGTTTTGTATTGGCAGCCCGGAAAATTATGGAGAAGCTGCGTGACTGGAAGGACAGCTTTGGGTTTGAGGCAAAAGTCCTTAATCTCGGAGGAGGCTTTGGGATTCGTTATACAAAAGACGATGATCCCATTCCGCCGAGCAGCTATATCTATGAAATGATGAAAGAAGTTATGGAGCAGGTGAAGGAGCAAGGGTTAACTCAGCCAGAAATATGGATTGAACCTGGCCGATCGCTCGTGGGTGACGCCGGAATTACGCTGTATAAAATTGGTTCTCAAAAGATAGTTCCAGAGGTCAGAAAGTATCTGGCTGTCGATGGAGGTATGAGTGATAATATTCGCCCGGCCCTTTATGAAGCCAAATATGAAGCAGTTCTTGCGAATCGGATGAATGAAGAAGCAGAAGAAGTAGTTTCAATTGCCGGAAAATGCTGTGAGTCTGGCGATATGCTGATATGGGATTTGCCGTTGCCGCATGCAAAGGTCGGTGATTATTTGGCTGTCTTTTGTACTGGTGCTTACGGGTATTCCATGGCAAATAATTATAATCGAATCCCAAGGCCGCCGGTTGTTTTTGTTGAAAATAAAGAAGACCAGCTGGTCATTGAAAGAGAAACGTATAAAGACCTTATCAAGCTTGATTTGCCCTTTTCAAGAAAAAAAGTCGAAACGCTTGACTGA
- a CDS encoding GNAT family N-acetyltransferase — MLIRYKKNFEKIAMGLLSFMPNEKDVKKLQQSIKTYETDPSWQLFLWKEGEDIIGLIGVIKHENSFEIQHISVNPSHREQGVGKAMIQALKEMYPDFTITANDLTSSFYAKCTEE; from the coding sequence ATGTTAATTCGCTATAAAAAGAATTTTGAGAAGATTGCGATGGGCTTATTATCTTTTATGCCAAATGAAAAAGATGTTAAAAAGCTTCAACAATCAATTAAAACCTATGAAACCGACCCTTCCTGGCAGCTTTTCCTTTGGAAGGAAGGAGAGGATATTATTGGACTTATCGGTGTTATAAAACATGAGAATTCTTTTGAAATTCAGCATATTTCCGTTAATCCGTCTCACCGTGAACAAGGAGTAGGAAAAGCAATGATTCAGGCATTAAAAGAAATGTATCCTGATTTCACTATAACGGCCAATGATCTAACTTCATCGTTTTACGCAAAATGTACGGAAGAATAA
- a CDS encoding DUF309 domain-containing protein has protein sequence MYPYSYILFLSYFHGNRDYFECHEVLEEYWKSPEGNSERIWVGLIQTAVGFYHYRRGNLTGAKKMFKKSKNTLTSEQSALEKLGLDAKLYFKLLNEQIKKIENNQPYKSVNLPILDKKLLIECIEVCKEHSWTFGSAEAFPSADIIHKHKMRDRTEVEESRKEAIRKKRKSSF, from the coding sequence TTGTATCCGTATAGTTATATATTATTTTTATCATATTTTCATGGAAATCGGGATTATTTTGAATGTCATGAAGTGTTGGAGGAATATTGGAAAAGTCCAGAAGGCAATTCAGAAAGGATCTGGGTAGGATTGATTCAAACAGCAGTTGGGTTTTATCACTATCGGAGAGGGAACCTGACTGGAGCGAAAAAAATGTTTAAGAAGTCTAAAAATACGCTTACGTCTGAACAGTCCGCATTAGAAAAATTAGGACTTGACGCCAAACTATATTTTAAATTACTGAACGAGCAAATCAAAAAAATTGAGAACAATCAACCGTATAAAAGTGTAAATCTTCCTATTCTCGATAAAAAACTGCTGATTGAATGTATAGAAGTCTGCAAGGAGCATAGTTGGACATTTGGATCTGCTGAAGCTTTCCCGTCTGCTGACATAATCCACAAACATAAAATGCGTGATCGCACAGAGGTTGAAGAATCAAGAAAAGAAGCAATCAGAAAAAAAAGAAAGAGTTCTTTCTGA
- a CDS encoding segregation/condensation protein A, giving the protein MEYLVKIDAFEGPLDLLLHLIQKLEIDIYDIPMKEITEQYMSYIHTMQELHLDVASEYLVMAATLLAIKSKMLLPKQDPEMLIDDEYQYEEDPREELVERLIEYKKYKEVAKELKDREEERSLMFTRPPIDLSQYEKTEIPANIDLNVSVYDMIAAFQKLLRRKRLQRPLSTRITRQDISIEQRMDDIRALLHPYFKKPFFELFQYQDKSQLVVTFLALLELLKRNEITVQQQDNFSELFILAV; this is encoded by the coding sequence ATGGAATATTTAGTGAAAATTGATGCTTTTGAAGGTCCGCTAGATTTATTATTACATCTGATTCAAAAGCTTGAAATTGATATATATGATATCCCAATGAAAGAAATAACCGAACAATATATGTCTTATATTCATACAATGCAAGAGCTTCACTTGGATGTGGCCAGTGAATATTTAGTTATGGCCGCTACTTTGCTTGCAATTAAAAGTAAAATGCTTCTGCCAAAACAAGATCCGGAAATGCTGATAGATGATGAGTATCAGTATGAAGAAGATCCGCGTGAAGAATTAGTGGAACGCCTGATCGAATATAAAAAATATAAAGAAGTGGCCAAGGAGCTAAAGGACCGGGAAGAAGAAAGAAGTCTTATGTTTACGAGGCCGCCTATCGATTTATCTCAATACGAGAAAACAGAAATTCCGGCTAATATTGATTTAAATGTCAGTGTATATGACATGATTGCAGCCTTTCAGAAATTACTAAGACGAAAACGGCTGCAGCGTCCGCTTTCAACACGGATTACGAGACAGGACATATCAATTGAGCAAAGAATGGATGACATCCGAGCATTGCTGCATCCATACTTTAAGAAGCCGTTTTTTGAATTATTCCAGTATCAGGATAAGTCACAATTGGTCGTTACTTTTTTAGCTTTATTAGAACTGTTAAAAAGAAATGAAATTACCGTTCAACAGCAGGATAATTTTTCAGAACTTTTTATTTTAGCTGTGTAA
- the scpB gene encoding SMC-Scp complex subunit ScpB has product MMFVNWQGIIESLLFAAGDEGLTSKQIASVLEKPEAEIRTLIHEMKKDYDESTRGLTIVQFGDTYELVTKKEFADYLKMLVESPHQHSLSQAALETLAIIAYRQPITRVEIEEIRGVKTERPIQTLMAKGLIEECGRAEGTGRAYLYGTTKTFLDVFGLKDLNELPKLPDDVDDQDVQNEADLFFETFQERLDV; this is encoded by the coding sequence GTGATGTTTGTGAATTGGCAGGGAATTATTGAAAGTCTTTTATTTGCTGCAGGAGACGAAGGGCTGACTAGTAAACAGATTGCTTCGGTCCTTGAAAAACCGGAAGCGGAAATCCGAACACTCATACATGAGATGAAAAAGGATTACGATGAGTCTACTAGGGGATTAACAATTGTTCAATTTGGTGATACCTATGAATTGGTAACCAAAAAAGAATTCGCTGATTATTTAAAGATGCTGGTAGAATCTCCACATCAGCATTCACTTTCCCAAGCTGCACTTGAAACGCTTGCTATTATTGCCTATCGTCAGCCAATTACAAGAGTAGAAATTGAAGAAATTCGGGGGGTTAAAACAGAACGCCCAATTCAAACCTTAATGGCAAAGGGATTAATAGAAGAATGCGGCCGTGCAGAAGGAACAGGACGGGCTTATCTATACGGGACGACGAAAACCTTCTTAGACGTTTTTGGCTTAAAGGACCTTAATGAATTGCCTAAGCTGCCGGATGATGTTGATGACCAAGATGTTCAAAATGAAGCCGATCTCTTTTTTGAAACCTTCCAGGAAAGATTAGATGTTTGA